Genomic segment of Populus trichocarpa isolate Nisqually-1 chromosome 12, P.trichocarpa_v4.1, whole genome shotgun sequence:
aaccgtcaaccctaaaccctaaaccccaaacccctaaaccctaaaccctaaaccccaaaacccaaaccccaaaccccaaagcCCTAATCCCCAAACCCTaatcctaaaccctaaacctcaaACCCCAAACCATAAACCCAAACACTAACcctaacccaaaccctaaatCCTAAACCCTTAAaatcctaaaccctaaaccctaaaccctaaaacccgaaaccctaataAACCctcataaaccctaaaccctaattaaccctaaaccctaaaccccaaaccccaaaccccaaaccctaaaccctaaaaccccaaaccctaataaaccctaaaccctaaaccataTACCctaataaaccctaaactctaaaccctaaaccctaaaacctgAAACCCAAAACCTAAAACCctaataaaccctaaacccaaaccctaaaccctatacCCTAAATCCTAAACACAAAACTCAAAACCCAAACTCAAAACTCTAAACCCTATACCCTAAaccccctaaaccctaaaccctaaaccgcaacccaaaccctaaactcaaacccaaaccctaagCCCTAAAcgcaaacccaaacccaaacccaaaacccaaatcctaaaccccaaaccctaaaacccaaaaCTCGAAACCCTAATAAACCCTTAGCCCTAAACCATAAACCctaataaaccctaaaccctaaatccAAAACCCTAAATCCCAGACCCGAAAtccaaaaccccaaaccctaaaccctaaaccccgaaactgaaaaaccctaaaactcaaaccccaaaccccaacccTATACCCCATACCTGAAACCCTAGACGTGAaatcctaaaccctaaaccctgaaACCCCAAACCTTAAaatctaaaccctaaacccaaaaccccaaacccaaaaaccctaaaccctaaacccaaaatcCTAAAACCTAAAACCCAAaatcccaaaaccctaaaccataaaccctaaaaaaaccctaaaatcccaaaaaccccaaaccccaaaccctataccctaaacccctaaacctaaaccctaaaccctaaaccctaaaacctaaaacccaaaaccccaaaacccaaaaaaaaatcctaaattctaAACCcccaaccccaaaccctaaccattaccccaaaaccccaaaaccTAAACCTGAAACCCAatccctaaacccgaaacccaaaactgaaaccctaaacccaaaactcCAAACCCCAAATCTCAAACCCCAAACCccccaaaccctaaaaccctaaaccaaaacctaaaccctaaaccttaaACCCTGACTATCTTTGTGGCTATATAAACCGTGAAATAGCTTATTTGTGTCTATCTTCAAAGGTTATTAGGCACGTTGACCTCCTACATCAAGTTGCCTTTTATTTTGGTGAGAAGAATGGATCGGATTATATGAACTAAATGATTAACTTCAAGCTATCAGTCATCTTAGCTTTTCACATTAAACCATCACTTATTTtgacaaaagaaaattaatcaaattgcaaaaattgaatgattaaCCTATTGTCTTAAACATCCATTATTCAACTACACCAGTCTTAATCCAATTAGTATTAGtataacaataaatatataagtaaGAAGCCAATTCATATTTATTCaaagattatttattattttattattcgaTTACATGGTTGTTTGATTTTACCAAAGTAAAAACTGTTCTATGGtactaacaatttaaaattagttatttaagaaaaaaaacatgaagaagaaaatatgcTTCTCCTCCTCTGCTTCAGAGTTTTCAATTACTTCAATAAGATGCCCATGTTTTCAACTCCGGAAAGGGCAAGTTAGACTCAAACCCACTTATTTTCTGCAATAGCTTACTGATGAGGTCCCCAACTACATAAGAAGCGCCCGAGGCCATAAGCCCAATGCAGAAGAAGTATAATACAGTGCTGATGTATGGCTTGGGCTGCTTCCTCTGAATGTGGGCCTTACCTATAGCAAGCAATATGATGTAAAAAAGGGAGGCCCCATCAACTGCTGCAAGCTTGAGATCTCTATCATCACTCTTCCGAAACGAGAATCCATACATGACAGGAGGCAGTAGCCCAAAAATAAGGAATGATAAAATAGATAGTGTTGCATGTAACGAAAAGTTGTCCCTTCGTCCTAGTGTTTCTTGGTATCGATCCTCCTGCTCATTCACTTGATTGGAACGATCATTTTTCAGATCCACAAGCTGCAAAAACAATACCAAAACTAGGTGAACAAACAGAAGacgactcgaacctgagacctcAGGCTCAGCCCTCTTATATCTTAacgtgtttgatattttttgtatactaataaaagcaaaatataagCCTAATTATAGCCCTTTCTACTACATATTGAATTTCGTATGCATGGATTTTTTAAACAAGGACTGACAGGGAAGCTTACTCACATTATGACCAATTATGAAAAGCCCTCCTATCAAATTTGCCAAGCCAAGTGCTAAAATGTTCACTGTAGAAAACGCAGGTTAACAAAGTCACCAGTTGATGTTACTGATCAAATATGTATTTCTACTGAACTCGAAAGAGGCAATGACAAGAAATACGagacatgaaataaaatttgttgGAAGGAAGCTTGTGTTCACAAACTTCAGAACACAGATTGGTTACACAGGTTCCTTGCACCAAATAAAAGCAGAAGCACATTAAAAATGTAgcaatttaattcaaaaggaGATAAAACTAGATTGAATGTCTTCATAAATCAGTACGATAAGAGTATaatttagagataaaaaaaatttgatactTACAAGttccagcaccagcaccagcagcaGAAGACACTACACCTAGACTTGTAATTGATTCTATTAAACCACCATATACAATGCTTTTTAAAATCTCCCATTGCCAGGATTCACCTACTCCAGCACCTTTTCGTTCACTCGCATTTGTCTGGTTCGTACTGTTCAGCAAGCTTGTAGGTTCCACTGAATCAATACAGACAATCTCAGAATCTCCACGTTTTGGTGGCTCTTTTTCAATGGTGACTATGACATCATTCCCTGCATCATATCTTCAAACAATCACTCAGGTAACAAATGATAGTGCAAGAATTTCTAGCTCGACCGGCAGTTGATCTTTGGcgttaagggaaaaaaacatattctaagaataaaatttgacaGCAGAATCAAGTTACAATAATGAAAACCTGTCCAATTCAAATGAGAGAGGATTTCAAGACCCCTGAGTCTTGTGCATacctatatttttgttttccataGCATTAACTTCATTTTCTCCTATATTGACTTTCTCTTTTTCAGGCCTTGAGGTTCCTTGGCTCAAAGAATTTAGAGAACCTTTTCCTACTTCATGGTGTTTCAAAGCAGCATCATTTATAAATCCTCCTTCAGAATATAATTGAGAGGACAATGAAGTTCCTTGTGTTGACGAGGCCTGGCCATTTTGTAAAGGTTTTTCATTCCCTTTTGCCATGTtgaatttctcttttatttgtaTCTCTGACTGCTCAGGGATTAAAGATTTGGAAGTTGAATACTCTGGAAGATTCACTCCACCTTGAGGTCTAAACGGTGCATTTTCCTTTAGACCTTCCATGCTACCTGAAGAGTATGGTAACAGTTGAGCAGTATCCATGATAGCATGGTTCATTAAAGACCCACCTGCACAAGATTGCACAGCAAAAATGTAGTATGGTGTATTAGTGTTCCCATGGTCAAATTACTGCtgaagcaacaaaaaaatagaaagggtACGCAGACATTTGGAGCACAAATGTGATGAGAACACAATCATGCATGTGCAGAcacatcaaacaaagaaattgCACTTGCACATTGAAACACAATCGCTCAGATTAAATAGGATTAGCCATATAATGTGGTAAAGCGAAAATCCATGGTATGATATTTTTCTCCGACATGTAGATTTAGCATTAGACTGACCAACAACACATGCAGGCTTATATTCATAACTCAAGAAAAGACAAGACCATAGAGCTTCCCAATCCCACCAGCAAGAAATTCACAAAATGAAATATTACTGGAGTGAATCTAATTAGGAGGGACAATAACATGGATCAAATAACCAAAAAGCATCTGCCCAAATCATCTGCCGGctcctcattcttttaaaatGGGAACTTAAAGTTCTGTCATACCTGAGTTTCCAGCTGCATCACCTGATTTCTCTCTAGCACTGATCAATGCAGtttcattgaattttgtttCCCTTGAGGAACTTACAATCCCCATTCCAGGTTTAAGAGATGCACCTcccatattatttaatattcctGCAATTGAAGAGGATTCAACCGATGGTAAATCAACAGAAAGGAGAGGAGCATTTTGATCTGCAAGTATCCCATTCCTAGATGTCAAATTGGACTTCAGGTTTATTCCTTGTGGTGATTTATCAAGCAATAAAGGCTCCATTGTTGAAGGATTCAGAGATTCTGCTCCACTTTGGTGAGGCTTAGAATAAGAACTTTCTGGATGTTCTCCCGTTTTGACTATAGTTCTTTCAGCATGTGGCATTACAGAATGATCATTTCCATTTGAGGATGTAAAATTGTTGGGGGAGCCTGATGAGGCGTCCTGATTCATTCCACGTACTTGAGTATGGTCCACTGCAGCATTACCTGCGACAGCATATCAACTAAGCATTCCTGTGGTCTGAAAATCCTCGCATTCATATAGGTTTCAACATCTGCACACAACTACCTGGTGGCATAGTCTCAGCCGGTCTCATTAGGAATGATGTGTAATTAAGTTCGGTTGGAATCAATTTGTCAATAAATTGCATACTTCTAGTAACATATAATTGTGAGAGAAACAAGCATAGCAAATTGATGATGCCAAAGGTTCTAAACTAACATTCCTACAAACAACATCTTTAAGTAGAAATGCAAATTTAAACCTCAATTGTAAAGTTCAGCAATTTGCAACCATGAGATATTGTGATCTGGCTTGTTCCAATTTCACAGtcgattaaatattattaagtgCTCCTGGAAATGTCATCTTACTTTAACAATATCATTGTTGCTAAATCTTGATAATAAGACGGCATTTCCAAGAGTACCTAACAATCTCTCTTTCCCCAGTCCCAACTCTCAAGCATCAACCCGTTAAAAGTAACAACAGTAGGCCATGCTGAAAGTTAATAAGAAACAAGATGCTAACATCATTGCACGTCAAAATACATAGAATCAAGAACTTCGGGCAAACGAGAGCATGAAACCTTTTTCAAACAAGCAACGACATGTTTAGAATTTTAGAGCAAGCATTCAAACGCACAGGGAAAAATCCTGAACAGCATAAAATGTCTTATGCAAAAATCATTGTGCTAATGAGTATGTTGTGTGCAAAATAACTACCTTGCTCAGTGGTTGTTTTCCTCTTATGAGTTGCAAAAATAGAGAAGAACCAATTTGTGTTGGCTGTTGATATCTTCTGAGGATCTTGAACATTTTCATTCTCAGTGGATGATACCCGaaacaatttaaaaccattccctgtataatttaacaaaagagtTCATCTTTCAGAGCAGATATGGCCCTTGATAGTATGAATAAGTCAAGAATGGATCCTTATTCATTGATGAGAACTTTTTAGAATGATAGCCTCAgtctgaaaaatttaaaatccatcAGGAAATGAAGACTACTCAAAATTGGTGGGCATCTCACGCAccaataaaatggaaaaagaaacgAAAGAACAAACGAAGATAATTACCCTCAAACACTCATCATCATCAGCCAAATGGCAGAGCATGTTACACACTCATCATCAACTTTTCCTTTGATCAGCAAAGAAATATATTCATTAAACAAAACTTAATACCGTCATATTAAAAAGCAATAataacatgagtttttttttttttcatgtggaaACAACAAGGCATTTTCAAAAGATGTTGAATCACTAGCAAAGCAAAGACTGCCTCAACTTGACTTAGATTCGAAAAATCTTAGGATCCGAACATGTTTGTGACATGTTTCATTTTGAATAAAGTGAAACATAAGTTGCAAGCATTGaacaataaagaacaaaaaaaaaattgtgttcatATGATATGTAGTTTAGAATAACAAACTCGCCTttgacaagataaaaaaaaccatacctTGAAGAATAAATTAACAGACTAAGCCTTGGTGATGTGTGCAGACATCAACTCACTTAATAAGGACTCTTCTATTTCTTATCACGACCATCTAGTGTTTGATAGGTTGCTAATTGATGTTCATTCGAAgcaataatatccatatatagGTATATTAAGACATTTGAAGCAGCACCTCCCAAAAAATCATTAAGCAAGGAAGCACACATAGATCAATCATCGTTCTTACAAGCTACCATGCCAAAGATAATAAAAGGATTAACATAATGACATATTCTTCACTGAGTAGGGATCACTACTATACCTGCAGGAATAAAGAAGCTGAAGCATGATAAGCATCTGAATACATCTGGTTCTCTATCGCAATTATGATCATTGACTGCAGATGTTGGGCTATCGTTTGAACAAATGTTAGCTATATCATGACCCGGACCACTGGCTGAATCAGCAGAATTGGCATCTGAATAGGTAGAATTGCCATTCGATTCAGAGGGAACAATTGTGTCAACTTTGGCGTGTTTTGGTTTACGACGTGCATTTCGATTCTTCCATCTTCTTCTACGAAGGATAACCCTTCTTGTAATACAGGAATTACAGTTAGGGCAATACAAATCATGTGTATTCTGCTTCTCTAACACCTTCTCAACATCGAATTCTGTCATTTCCTGGTCTATTTCTTCTATCAAGTCCAAATCTCCAACTACTCTAGTTTCACTGTCAGaaggttttgatttaaaattgtgttcttCGAATGTGTCTTCTAAAGGTGTAAGACCTGAACCAGAAAACCCTTCATTATCCATATTTTCCCCTAATTGAAGGTTGTCATCCTTGACTAGACTTTTCTGAATCTCAGAATTCTTTACAAGGACTTCCGCATATCTGGGACTTGTGTCCGAAACAGAACATGTAACACCACCACAGTTCACGCCAGAAGCTCCATTAATGGAATCAGCACCTGCATTCATGCAGAAGGCGAGCATTTCATTAGCAGAAcatgaatcaataaaatatatgcaCAATTACAATTTCGATACACAAGAAGATATCTGAAGAATAGTGTAGGATCATGCAAAAGTAGCAAATTCACGATAATGAGTGCCAAGTGGAAATATCAGTTATCAGTTCATAATTGAATTTCTTATGACTGCTTGCAATAATCTTGAATTTGATATCCACAGATAGGCAGATTTTGGTAACACGAAGCTCGAGTAGTCGCTCCATTCATTCCGAATCAACCATTCAATATCTCACAAAAGTAGGCATCCTGCGAGAACATTACTGAATTGGGACCAGGGTGCAAATAGGATGCTGATTGACTAAATCCTATTCTACATTTTCTTGGCATGGAATAGAAAAGGCAGCATGCTGGAATAAATCATAGGAGTGAAGGGCACTGTAAATATTTGCAGTTTCACTAAAAGTAAGTGAAAGTAGCACTCCACTGCTGAGAAATGTTTGGCTTCTACTAACCTTTAGTTCCAAAAACCAAACATGGTTGCTgttgattaaaatttttgagATTTATGAGGCTGTGCGTGTGagtgtgcgtgtgcgtgtgcgAGCACTCTTTATGATCAAAACAGGGAGTTCCAACGCAGTAGGTCCAATTGCAGTGGTGACATTTCCATATTCCTTCAgcgaaacaaaaggaaatgtAATGACACATACACCAGGCACCAAAATAAAACtccacaaagaaaagaaaagaaaaaaaaaaggaagggagATTTTGAAGATTGCAATTAATCCAAcaattgaaatcaaaagaataatctACTTTCGAAgatgaagaggagaagaagagagTTTGAGCAATAATATCTTAAGTAAAATTAAGTGGAAGGTGGTGGAATGgacagagaagaagagaagagaagagaaatgtTGATAAGATTGAGGAGTAGCATACCATGGTGTTGGTCAAAGTAAACGCTGTTTAGGTGATGGGCTCTCTCTTCACTCTCATCCTTGTCCTTATCATCATCCCCACTGTGTTTATGCGGAGATACAGTACAGGGTGATGATACTCCTACTTTCGGAGTCTCTGAGTCCTCGTTAAGATTgttattgctgctgctgctgataaGGCTACCAATTCTAGTTTCATTTGCATTTTCATTACCATtggtagaaaaaatatcaaCGAGCAGAGCAGTGTTTGCAGAAgttgtgttgttgttgttgttgccgCCGTCGTCGTCGCTGCTGCTGCAATGCCTTCGAAGAGACAGCACTTCCTCCTCCTCATCGGGCAACAATTCTTGTTTCTGATTTTCCATTGGTATTTGGCTAAGGAGGGAGGGAGTAGGGGATGCCATTCCACTTCGAGAGAGATGTAGCTTGGATTAGTTGAGGCCGAGCTAATCTCTCTGGCTTTTGAGTCAAGCGAGTACTTGATAGCCACTCGCTCCTTctgtaataaatatatattaaatactaCTGAGTCCACTCCAGTACAGAGTTTTTCACAgcacaattaagaaaataattcacaaACTAGCACATGTTAATACGTGCAGATATCATATGCCGCAgcttaaattttctttatccGGCAAATTAAGTAaacattcatattttataaagGATCaatagctataaaataaataaataaataattcaattaatatataaaaaaaaaacaatgcacaaaaaacaaggaaggaaaaaaaaaacaggacatGTCATATTtccaattataataaaatacagAAATTAACTTTAAAGCTAGTGAGAGCTACATGTAttgtttaaaaacaataatatatttatttattgaagtctcatcatcaattttaaagttaattttccatattatttatagatttgatttttcaatatcttttttatagtaTTGATAATATCATCATAGCTCTTTTGtatcttttagtgtttttttttctttttcttctttttttctctcatcttttttctctttttgtgtcatgtttttttttatgatcattggattatttttgtttatctcatgaccattaattttttatatataaaacatgaatgTAAACTCTTGAGGGGATGAATTAATTTGCAGGAGAACAAGAATTTGAGATGCGCATGTGTTATGTGCGTGTATTAATCACCGATTGGGAATTATTATTTGAACAGTGTTAGTTTGGAAACATATTACCTCACTGTGCTAGAATTGGAAAAAACTCTCCAGTACACTCGTGATGTGTGCTTTTGCTACTGCTAGGCAGGAAGCATTTATTTCTATCTCTGcaggtggggggggggggggggggggggggagctcTTTTTTTGTCTTGGCTACGATTGCATTGAATCCGATTAACCTGGAAAAGTCAGAAAAAAGGATCCAGACAGTGGAAAAGGAGGCCAACCATGACCGCACCGAATGTCACATGAACTGCACGTTGCACTGGCGCTGAGGTGTGAAGATGTGGAATGGGCCTCCCTTTCTTCCCATTCCCCGCACTGTCAACGTTTACTttcatttatggtttttttatagcaaaaatCAACTCTGTGGATCTGatcacattaaattaaatgatactCATTAAAGTACTAATTTATTTACACATAATTAATTTGGGATTGATACGCTGGATCCCCAATCGTGGCCCGCCCCGTTCTAATactagtatttatttatttatttttattattacactTTGATGGTGAGGTGAGCTTGTCTGGTGCTCGGCTTGACTTCTACATTTATTGCCATCAAATAAGATATTCATTTCCGGTTCCCACCTCTAGCTACCTTGCCTACGTGCAATATCGTGGCATTTAACAAATACTGATCGATATCTCTACCCAGACACGGAAAAAACGACAGCCACCTTTTTATTTAAGCACATAAATATGCATTGATTAGATGATTGTGCTGTAGATATAAAtgctattatttaattaatcaattaaccTGGGGTGGTCTTGGGGTGACCCCAGCGAAGCAACGCGCCGATTCTCATATTCAAAAGACAAATGGTATTGTTTATGATATTACTAGGCTTCAAGGGCCCAGTATTAAGAGCTCACTGCTATGAAGAAATGGTCCAAATTGATCCAAGAGGCTGAAAAGAGCGTTAAACCCCCTTATTTCTCCTACAACAAGCCCAAAACGCATAAACCTTAACAGGTAAAGTAggtttgtttattgtttttaaagtgttttttattttaaaatatattaaaattatttttttatttttaaaaaattatttttaatatcaatacattaaaataattaaaaatattaaaaaaaataataaaaaaaaaatttaaagttttatagAAGATGTGCATCGTTGTGCTTATATCCTACCTGCTTCGCAAGTCCACCTGCCTAGATAGCAGTCCGAGCACAGCAACAAttccaaaatacaaaataaaattgatacatcaattattttttatatatatttttaaccgtcatatcaatttaaatattgtagttctcaatagtaatatataaaaatatgcaataacgctatttttttttagctaatgTGTTACTTCcctacttattttaattttgtgtgtcAACTGAACAATTTGTCCCTTAGATACgtattgtttttgttctctgcttttatttataatagagAAAAGGCTGATTTGGAATTCATTAATAAACCATGCGTCAGTCTTTTCTTCTCTGCTTTATATATGCCTTTGATCTTCTGTCTTTCTTTCCgatatttgaatttttgtattatttatttatattgcttACCAAATATATAGGATAAATTGGGTAATTAGcacccaaaatataattaaatattgaaatagcacaaaataaaaaacgtTTGGGCGAAATAACACAGTTTGAAGATATCACAGTTTAGAAACGCGATATCTCAATAATATCACAGTTCATAAAAACGACATTAGATACATGTCGTGTTTCATAACTGCAACAACTGATGTCGCGGTTTATAACCACAACATTAATGAAATGTCGTCTTTTTGAACAGTGAGGAGACTGTTTTGAAAAACAGTTGGATATTTGATAAAACAGTTGGATCGTATCCAAAATGATCAAACCATTTTGGCTACTATAAGATTTTGggttattttcatgttttaagcctgaaaaatatttataaaatcatagtGTTTGAGTGGCCCCGTCCTCTGCCATGACATCATTAAGAGTTAGctttttttcaaagattttaaaTCCAATGCGACAAATATTTAATCATCTGGATGCTACGGTGTGAACTTTACTTTCTTCGTCAGTATTACAAAGATGAGATACGGTTTCTCAACCCTCCCGTAGCAAGAAGTCAACCtaacattaataagaaattaatcttaaattaaaatataaatacataaaactcaacgattaacatatattaatcataaaaaaaactttattagtTATGTGATATTGAATCTATTGGGCATGTTGCTCGTACTGCATATATCTAGGTGGAGGAACCTTCTTGAGATCCAGAGTAATGATATGTCGTGTTATATTTATGTACCAAACCATATAATCATCGTCAATAATCATATGATACATCTATGTAAATATCTCATTCTTTTGTGCATCT
This window contains:
- the LOC18096607 gene encoding uncharacterized protein LOC18096607 isoform X4, whose translation is MASPTPSLLSQIPMENQKQELLPDEEEEVLSLRRHCSSSDDDGGNNNNNTTSANTALLVDIFSTNGNENANETRIGSLISSSSNNNLNEDSETPKVGVSSPCTVSPHKHSGDDDKDKDESEERAHHLNSVYFDQHHGIWKCHHCNWTYCVGTPCFDHKECSHTHTHTHTHSLINLKNFNQQQPCLVFGTKGADSINGASGVNCGGVTCSVSDTSPRYAEVLVKNSEIQKSLVKDDNLQLGENMDNEGFSGSGLTPLEDTFEEHNFKSKPSDSETRVVGDLDLIEEIDQEMTEFDVEKVLEKQNTHDLYCPNCNSCITRRVILRRRRWKNRNARRKPKHAKVDTIVPSESNGNSTYSDANSADSASGPGHDIANICSNDSPTSAVNDHNCDREPDVFRCLSCFSFFIPAGNAAVDHTQVRGMNQDASSGSPNNFTSSNGNDHSVMPHAERTIVKTGEHPESSYSKPHQSGAESLNPSTMEPLLLDKSPQGINLKSNLTSRNGILADQNAPLLSVDLPSVESSSIAGILNNMGGASLKPGMGIVSSSRETKFNETALISAREKSGDAAGNSGGSLMNHAIMDTAQLLPYSSGSMEGLKENAPFRPQGGVNLPEYSTSKSLIPEQSEIQIKEKFNMAKGNEKPLQNGQASSTQGTSLSSQLYSEGGFINDAALKHHEVGKGSLNSLSQGTSRPEKEKVNIGENEVNAMENKNIGNDVIVTIEKEPPKRGDSEIVCIDSVEPTSLLNSTNQTNASERKGAGVGESWQWEILKSIVYGGLIESITSLGVVSSAAGAGAGTLNILALGLANLIGGLFIIGHNLVDLKNDRSNQVNEQEDRYQETLGRRDNFSLHATLSILSFLIFGLLPPVMYGFSFRKSDDRDLKLAAVDGASLFYIILLAIGKAHIQRKQPKPYISTVLYFFCIGLMASGASYVVGDLISKLLQKISGFESNLPFPELKTWASY
- the LOC18096607 gene encoding membrane protein of ER body-like protein isoform X7; translation: MASPTPSLLSQIPMENQKQELLPDEEEEVLSLRRHCSSSDDDGGNNNNNTTSANTALLVDIFSTNGNENANETRIGSLISSSSNNNLNEDSETPKVGVSSPCTVSPHKHSGDDDKDKDESEERAHHLNSVYFDQHHGIWKCHHCNWTYCVGTPCFDHKECSHTHTHTHTHSLINLKNFNQQQPCLVFGTKGADSINGASGVNCGGVTCSVSDTSPRYAEVLVKNSEIQKSLVKDDNLQLGENMDNEGFSGSGLTPLEDTFEEHNFKSKPSDSETRVVGDLDLIEEIDQEMTEFDVEKVLEKQNTHDLYCPNCNSCITRRVILRRRRWKNRNARRKPKHAKVDTIVPSESNGNSTYSDANSADSASGPGHDIANICSNDSPTSAVNDHNCDREPDVFRCLSCFSFFIPAGNGFKLFRVSSTENENVQDPQKISTANTNWFFSIFATHKRKTTTEQGGSLMNHAIMDTAQLLPYSSGSMEGLKENAPFRPQGGVNLPEYSTSKSLIPEQSEIQIKEKFNMAKGNEKPLQNGQASSTQGTSLSSQLYSEGGFINDAALKHHEVGKGSLNSLSQGTSRPEKEKVNIGENEVNAMENKNIGNDVIVTIEKEPPKRGDSEIVCIDSVEPTSLLNSTNQTNASERKGAGVGESWQWEILKSIVYGGLIESITSLGVVSSAAGAGAGTLNILALGLANLIGGLFIIGHNLVDLKNDRSNQVNEQEDRYQETLGRRDNFSLHATLSILSFLIFGLLPPVMYGFSFRKSDDRDLKLAAVDGASLFYIILLAIGKAHIQRKQPKPYISTVLYFFCIGLMASGASYVVGDLISKLLQKISGFESNLPFPELKTWASY
- the LOC18096607 gene encoding uncharacterized protein LOC18096607 isoform X2, whose protein sequence is MASPTPSLLSQIPMENQKQELLPDEEEEVLSLRRHCSSSDDDGGNNNNNTTSANTALLVDIFSTNGNENANETRIGSLISSSSNNNLNEDSETPKVGVSSPCTVSPHKHSGDDDKDKDESEERAHHLNSVYFDQHHGIWKCHHCNWTYCVGTPCFDHKECSHTHTHTHTHSLINLKNFNQQQPCLVFGTKGADSINGASGVNCGGVTCSVSDTSPRYAEVLVKNSEIQKSLVKDDNLQLGENMDNEGFSGSGLTPLEDTFEEHNFKSKPSDSETRVVGDLDLIEEIDQEMTEFDVEKVLEKQNTHDLYCPNCNSCITRRVILRRRRWKNRNARRKPKHAKVDTIVPSESNGNSTYSDANSADSASGPGHDIANICSNDSPTSAVNDHNCDREPDVFRCLSCFSFFIPAGNGFKLFRVSSTENENVQDPQKISTANTNWFFSIFATHKRKTTTEQGNAAVDHTQVRGMNQDASSGSPNNFTSSNGNDHSVMPHAERTIVKTGEHPESSYSKPHQSGAESLNPSTMEPLLLDKSPQGINLKSNLTSRNGILADQNAPLLSVDLPSVESSSIAGILNNMGGASLKPGMGIVSSSRETKFNETALISAREKSGGSLMNHAIMDTAQLLPYSSGSMEGLKENAPFRPQGGVNLPEYSTSKSLIPEQSEIQIKEKFNMAKGNEKPLQNGQASSTQGTSLSSQLYSEGGFINDAALKHHEVGKGSLNSLSQGTSRPEKEKVNIGENEVNAMENKNIGNDVIVTIEKEPPKRGDSEIVCIDSVEPTSLLNSTNQTNASERKGAGVGESWQWEILKSIVYGGLIESITSLGVVSSAAGAGAGTLNILALGLANLIGGLFIIGHNLVDLKNDRSNQVNEQEDRYQETLGRRDNFSLHATLSILSFLIFGLLPPVMYGFSFRKSDDRDLKLAAVDGASLFYIILLAIGKAHIQRKQPKPYISTVLYFFCIGLMASGASYVVGDLISKLLQKISGFESNLPFPELKTWASY
- the LOC18096607 gene encoding uncharacterized protein LOC18096607 isoform X3, encoding MASPTPSLLSQIPMENQKQELLPDEEEEVLSLRRHCSSSDDDGGNNNNNTTSANTALLVDIFSTNGNENANETRIGSLISSSSNNNLNEDSETPKVGVSSPCTVSPHKHSGDDDKDKDESEERAHHLNSVYFDQHHGIWKCHHCNWTYCVGTPCFDHKECSHTHTHTHTHSLINLKNFNQQQPCLVFGTKGADSINGASGVNCGGVTCSVSDTSPRYAEVLVKNSEIQKSLVKDDNLQLGENMDNEGFSGSGLTPLEDTFEEHNFKSKPSDSETRVVGDLDLIEEIDQEMTEFDVEKVLEKQNTHDLYCPNCNSCITRRVILRRRRWKNRNARRKPKHAKVDTIVPSESNGNSTYSDANSADSASGPGHDIANICSNDSPTSAVNDHNCDREPDVFRCLSCFSFFIPAGNGFKLFRVSSTENENVQDPQKISTANTNWFFSIFATHKRKTTTEQGNAAVDHTQVRGMNQDASSGSPNNFTSSNGNDHSVMPHAERTIVKTGEHPESSYSKPHQSGAESLNPSTMEPLLLDKSPQGINLKSNLTSRNGILADQNAPLLSVDLPSVESSSIAGILNNMGGASLKPGMGIVSSSRETKFNETALISAREKSGDAAGNSGSMEGLKENAPFRPQGGVNLPEYSTSKSLIPEQSEIQIKEKFNMAKGNEKPLQNGQASSTQGTSLSSQLYSEGGFINDAALKHHEVGKGSLNSLSQGTSRPEKEKVNIGENEVNAMENKNIGNDVIVTIEKEPPKRGDSEIVCIDSVEPTSLLNSTNQTNASERKGAGVGESWQWEILKSIVYGGLIESITSLGVVSSAAGAGAGTLNILALGLANLIGGLFIIGHNLVDLKNDRSNQVNEQEDRYQETLGRRDNFSLHATLSILSFLIFGLLPPVMYGFSFRKSDDRDLKLAAVDGASLFYIILLAIGKAHIQRKQPKPYISTVLYFFCIGLMASGASYVVGDLISKLLQKISGFESNLPFPELKTWASY